The Periplaneta americana isolate PAMFEO1 chromosome 2, P.americana_PAMFEO1_priV1, whole genome shotgun sequence genome has a window encoding:
- the LOC138691750 gene encoding RNA-binding protein squid-like, which translates to MRGAGRGGRGGYGDQGWGNQGGYGGYGYDQGGYGGYGGYDYYGSGYGNYGGYGGYDYTGYGGYGNYDYGGYGNNYDGGYSGGRGGGRGKGSTGGGYSGKQRCGSRQTQRHQPY; encoded by the coding sequence ATGAGAGGAGCTGGACGAGGAGGGAGAGGAGGTTACGGAGACCAAGGGTGGGGTAACCAGGGCGGATATGGTGGTTACGGCTATGACCAGGGAGGTTATGGAGGCTATGGAGGTTACGATTATTACGGTAGCGGATATGGAAATTATGGAGGATATGGTGGCTACGATTACACTGGATATGGTGGCTATGGAAACTATGACTACGGAGGCTACGGCAATAATTATGATGGCGGATACAGTGGTGGAAGAGGTGGTGGTCGTGGGAAAGGCAGTACAGGTGGTGGTTACAGTGGTAAGCAGAGGTGTGGGAGCCGCCAGACACAGAGACATCAGCCGTATTAA